A genomic segment from Yimella sp. cx-51 encodes:
- a CDS encoding anti-sigma factor domain-containing protein, giving the protein MTDDTYQLLAAYAVDAVTDEERTRVEDYLLSRPEHLAELDSLRDAAAGLGAQVETPPPASLRASVLDAVAQTRPLPPVTEPPARLLAEKRPRRAWFVAAAAAAVIGVGTVAVQQYDRSPAEQVAISQVAGASDARSYDLVMPGHNATVTRSKAMGKAVFRSTELGSAPSGRAYQLWLQQPDGSMLSAGVLPGPKDGAVQMVLHGDAAKAVGVGITMEPAGGSTSPSGKPLAVAAF; this is encoded by the coding sequence ATGACCGACGACACCTACCAACTGCTGGCCGCCTACGCGGTCGACGCCGTCACCGACGAGGAGCGCACGCGGGTCGAGGACTACCTGCTGAGCCGCCCCGAGCACCTGGCCGAACTGGATAGCTTGCGTGACGCCGCGGCCGGGCTCGGCGCCCAGGTCGAGACGCCGCCCCCGGCGTCGCTTCGCGCGAGCGTGCTGGACGCGGTCGCGCAGACCCGTCCGCTGCCACCGGTCACTGAGCCTCCCGCGCGGTTGCTCGCCGAGAAGCGTCCCCGTCGGGCCTGGTTCGTAGCGGCCGCCGCCGCAGCCGTGATCGGCGTCGGCACCGTCGCCGTGCAGCAGTACGACCGATCACCCGCGGAGCAGGTCGCGATCAGCCAGGTCGCGGGCGCCTCCGACGCCCGCTCGTACGACCTGGTCATGCCCGGGCACAACGCCACCGTGACCCGGTCGAAGGCGATGGGCAAGGCGGTGTTCCGCTCCACCGAACTCGGCTCGGCACCGTCCGGCCGCGCCTACCAACTGTGGTTGCAGCAGCCGGACGGGTCGATGCTCTCGGCCGGGGTGCTGCCCGGGCCCAAGGACGGAGCCGTGCAGATGGTGTTGCACGGCGACGCGGCGAAGGCCGTTGGGGTCGGGATCACGATGGAACCGGCCGGCGGATCGACCAGCCCGTCCGGTAAACCGCTGGCCGTCGCGGCCTTCTGA